The following DNA comes from Terriglobales bacterium.
GGGCGTGGACGTGGCCGAAAAAACCACCTTCTGGCTGCGGGTAACGGCGCGCGGCCGCCCCGGGCACGGCTCGCGGCCGCTGGACAACTCGGCGCCCAACCGGCTGGTGCGCGCGCTGGGACGCATCCTCGACTTCCGGCCTCCGCTCAAGGTGCTGCCGGTGGCGGAGCAGTTCCTGGCGGCCATGGCGCGGTATGAAACGCCGGACCGCGCGGCCAAGTTCCGCGACATCCGGCGGGCGCTCAAGAATCGCCGCTTCCGGGCGGAGGTGGAGCAGGACGAGTTCCTGCGCCCGCTGCTTGCGAACACCATCTCGGTGACCATGCTGGGCGGCTCGCAGCAGACCAACGTCATCCCCGGCGAGGCCTGGGCCAACCTCGACGTCCGCCTGCTGCCGGGCGAAGATCCCAAGGCGTTCCTCGAAACCATGCGGCGCGTGGTGGCGGATTCCAACGTCACCGTCGAACCGCTGGACGGCGAATTCCGCGTGGCCAACGAATCACCCACCGACACCGAGCTGTGGCGCGAGATCGAGCGAGTGGCGGCGCGCTATTTTCCGGAGGCTCCGGTGGCGCCGCGGCTGACCTCGGGCTACACCGAGAACCAGCGCTACCGGCCCCTGGGCATGGTGTGCTACGGCTTCTCCCCCCATACCTCGACCGACGAAGAGTCGCGCGCCGCGCACGGCGACAACGAACGCATCCGCGTGGAGGAAGTGCGCCGCGGGTTTCGCACCCTGTACGACGTGGTGGCGGGCGTAGCCGGCGCACGTTAGCGCAGAAGAACACGGCGCGAACGCGGGGCACCAATCCCCGAATATGAAAAGGCCGGGCAGATTCGCCCGGCCTTTGTTAACGACAATTGGTTTAAGGTACGCGCCCTCGCGGGCGCCGGGATGCGGTTACATCACCAAAGCCAGATTGTCGAGCTCGCTGCGGATGGCGTCTTCGCTCGCCCCCGCGATGATGCGGCCGATGGCGGCGCGCGCCGATTCCGGCGAGACGCCATAACCATGCCGCGTCATGAACATCTGGAGAACCTCGGCTGCCTGGAGCGCGTCCAGCGCGCTGCCGCGCAGCTCCGAACACAGGGTCGATACTTCCGTCATGGAGAACTTGTTCAGCATCGCCCACCTCCGATCCCGTGCCCTTCTTCCTCCTGTACGATTAGACGCTGGCTGCCGGATTTCGTTGCATGACTCGTTCGATTTTCGCATCGCCGGTAACCACCTATGGTTACGTTCGCGGGGCGAGGGAAGTTCCATCTTGAGGGGCCGGGAACAACGCCAGGGCGATTTTGGAAGGCAACCCCAAGATCCTTCGACTCGCGCCGCGACCTCGCCAAAAGCGGCGAGGGCAAAAGGCTTCGCGGCGCTCCCCTTCGACCTCGCTCAGGGCTCGGGCCTTCGGCCCTCGGCTAAATCAGGATGACAATCTGATTTCTACTCCGCCATCTTGCTCAAATGCAGGTCGAAGCCGGTCTTGGGCAGGAGCGAAGTCAGCTCGAAGGCCCGAAAACCTTGGCCGGAGACCTCGGTATGGCGAAAGACGCCGGGTTCGGTTTCCACCACCTGGCGCGTGCCCTCGAAGTCGTCCAGAAACGCTTGCGCGGCCTTCAGCGAGACGCCGGCGAAACGGGTGCCCGAACCGGTGAGCGCTTCGGCGGCATAGGAGCGCACCAGCTTCTCCCAGTAGGCGCTGAGCAGGTCGGTGGAGGCGAACAGGTCCGCCCAGATGATGCGGCCGTTCACGGCGACCACCACCCCGACGGCCTTCTGGGCGCGGAGGCGCCGGAGGACGTCGCTGCGCGGTCCGGCGATGGGAGCGACGGCTTCGTCCATGCGCTTCTTGACTTCGTCGTTGGCCATGACGCGGGCGTAGGAACTGGTGGAAGCAATCTCCGCGGCAGCGCGGCGCCGGCTCTCACTGGAACCGATACCGCCTCCCGATCCAGCGCCGATCCCGCCAGACGGGGCAGCGGCGACCATTTCCGCCATGCCCTGGTTGGACTTATGGACTTCTTCCCAGACTTTCTGCTGGTCCTTGTCGCCCATGGCCTTGGCGCGGACGCTGGGCTGGGCCATGTTTCCGTCGTAGGCCTGGAAGCGGTCGCTGGTGGCGGTCCAACGGCCGGGCTCGACGCAGAACACGCTCAAGTCCGCGTCGCCGTGGGCGGGGATGATGCGGTCCTTGCCCACCACGCGGTCCTGCTTGCCGCCGGTGACGATCTCGCCGGCCAGCAGAAGGAGCGGGCGGCTGGAGTTATTGACCAGCACCAGGCGGTTGACCTCGCCCGAGCCGGACTGCGGTACAGGGCGCGTCCGCGGACCGCGAATCAGCGGGCGCACCTGGCCGGCTTCGGTCACCACCACCTCGCCCGAGGCGAGGCCTTCATCCAGGGTGAGAAAACGGCTGGTGTCAAAGGTAGTAGCGGCAATCACAGGGAAGATGGCCAGGTTGCCGTGGCGGATGGGCTCGAGCACGCGGTAGCCCGTGGCTTCCGGTCGGAATCCGGCGTCGGCAGGCTGAGGGATGGCCGACCAGAACAGGCCGGCGAAAACGGCGAGAGCAAGAACGGCTCGCAGGGCGGTCATGGGAACACTCCTTCGGAGCAGCAATTAGCGATCAGCAGTTGGCAAGTGGCGAGTACCGCGTACCGAGTTGCAAGTACTCAGTACCCAGTACCTAGTACCCAGGCAAAGCCAAATGCTTCCTCACGCGTAGAACGCCGCCGGTGCCGGTTCTTGCATCCCAAAACTTGATACCATCCACCCAATCGATGAGTTCCGAGGGACAGGACGGCGGTAGGCCGCGCGGGAGCGCCGCGGTGGCCGAGCGCCTGACCCGGCTATTTGCCGAGCTGTACGTCAAGAGTGGGGGCGAACAGTTGGGGCTGGAGGCGGGGCAGTTCCTGCGCATCCTGGCGGAGGTGGGCGCGCGCTACCTGCCGGCCGACGCTGGGGAGAAGGAAGCCACCGAGTTCTACGGCGGCCTGCGGGTGGAAGAACTGGCCCTCGCCCGGGCCTGCGCTGCAGGCAACGAGCGCGCCTGGGAAGTCTTCCTGACCCGCTACCGGGAGAAGCTCTACGACGCGGCCCGGGGCATCACGCGCGATGACGCGAGCGGGCATGAGCTGGCCGATTCGCTGTACGCCGACCTCTACGCCTCGAATGCGCGGGGCGACGAGCGGGTTTCAAAGCTGGCGTCCTACACGGGGCGCGGGTCGCTGGAGGGCTGGCTGCGCACCGTGCTGGCGCAGGAACACGTCAACCGCTACCGGAAGTCGCGGCGGCTGGTGAGCCTGGAAGAGCAAGAGGAGCAGGGAACGCAATTCGAAGCCCCCAGAGTAGCGGCGGCGCCCGATCCGGATCCGCGCATCGCGGCGGCGACCGATGAAGCGCTGGAACAGCTCGAGGCCGAGGAGCGGTTCATCCTGGCGGCGTACTTCCTCGACGGGCGAACGCTGGCGGAAGTGGGGCGTATGCTGGGCGTACATGAGTCCACCATCAGCCGGAGAGTGGAAAAACTGGCAAGCGGGCTGCGGAAAAAGGTCCTGGACGGGCTGGGAAAGCGCGGCATGAGCCGGCGCCAGGCGGAAGAGGCGCTGGAAGCGGACGTGCGCGACCTGGCGGTGGACGTGCGCCGGCACCTGGCGCAAGAAACGCCGGCGGAAACGTTCTCCTTAAAGAAGGAGCGGGAGTAGGAGTGATGGCGGAGACGCCCAAACCGGAGGTCCCCAACACGGTACGCGAGCGCCTGGCGGCGCAGCAAGCTGCGGGCGACGTGCATCCGGATGCCAACCAGTTGGCGGCGTTCGTGGAACGCAAGCTGGGCGGAGACGAACGCGCGCAGGTTCTGGCCCATCTGGGTGTGTGCGCCGATTGCCGCGAGGTGGTGGCGCTGGCGCAACCAGCAGAAGCGGAGCCAGAGCCGGCCCAGGTTGCGGAAGTAGAGCGTTCGCGCTGGCTGCGCTGGGAGCATCTGCAATGGGGCGCGCTGGCTGCGGTGCTGCTGGTCGGCGCGGCCGTGCTGCTGCGTTCTCCCATGATGCGTCGCGATCTGCCGCCGGAGGTTTCGGTGGCGCAAAGCGAGACGCCGGTACCGGCTCAACCTGCGCGGCAGCAGGAGGCGGGAAAGCCGGGC
Coding sequences within:
- a CDS encoding M20/M25/M40 family metallo-hydrolase; amino-acid sequence: GALYGRGAQDMKDEGLAQLMVMVMLKRENIALDRDVIFLATADEEADGSGTDWVIANRKDWLANAEYLITEGGSNRLENGQVKYVGVDVAEKTTFWLRVTARGRPGHGSRPLDNSAPNRLVRALGRILDFRPPLKVLPVAEQFLAAMARYETPDRAAKFRDIRRALKNRRFRAEVEQDEFLRPLLANTISVTMLGGSQQTNVIPGEAWANLDVRLLPGEDPKAFLETMRRVVADSNVTVEPLDGEFRVANESPTDTELWREIERVAARYFPEAPVAPRLTSGYTENQRYRPLGMVCYGFSPHTSTDEESRAAHGDNERIRVEEVRRGFRTLYDVVAGVAGAR
- a CDS encoding DUF6569 family protein is translated as MTALRAVLALAVFAGLFWSAIPQPADAGFRPEATGYRVLEPIRHGNLAIFPVIAATTFDTSRFLTLDEGLASGEVVVTEAGQVRPLIRGPRTRPVPQSGSGEVNRLVLVNNSSRPLLLLAGEIVTGGKQDRVVGKDRIIPAHGDADLSVFCVEPGRWTATSDRFQAYDGNMAQPSVRAKAMGDKDQQKVWEEVHKSNQGMAEMVAAAPSGGIGAGSGGGIGSSESRRRAAAEIASTSSYARVMANDEVKKRMDEAVAPIAGPRSDVLRRLRAQKAVGVVVAVNGRIIWADLFASTDLLSAYWEKLVRSYAAEALTGSGTRFAGVSLKAAQAFLDDFEGTRQVVETEPGVFRHTEVSGQGFRAFELTSLLPKTGFDLHLSKMAE
- a CDS encoding sigma-70 family RNA polymerase sigma factor translates to MAERLTRLFAELYVKSGGEQLGLEAGQFLRILAEVGARYLPADAGEKEATEFYGGLRVEELALARACAAGNERAWEVFLTRYREKLYDAARGITRDDASGHELADSLYADLYASNARGDERVSKLASYTGRGSLEGWLRTVLAQEHVNRYRKSRRLVSLEEQEEQGTQFEAPRVAAAPDPDPRIAAATDEALEQLEAEERFILAAYFLDGRTLAEVGRMLGVHESTISRRVEKLASGLRKKVLDGLGKRGMSRRQAEEALEADVRDLAVDVRRHLAQETPAETFSLKKERE